The DNA sequence GCACGCCCAGCGAGCGGAGCGTACGGATCACGCGGACGGCGATCTCGCCCCGGTTGGCCACGAGGACCGTGTCGAACATGGTCTGCGTCATCTGCACAGTCCCCCTCACATCCGGAAGACGCCGAACTGGGGGTCACCCAGGGGCGCGTTGGCACAGGCGGTCAGGGCGAGGCCCAGCACCTGACGGGTCTCCAGCGGGTCGATCACGCCGTCGTCCCAGAGGCGGGCCGTCGCGTAGTAGGCGTTGCCCTGGCGCTCGTACTGCTCCCGGATCGGCGCCTTGAACGCGTCCTCGTCCGCGGCCGGCCAGTCCTCGCCCCGCGCCTCCAACTGGTCCCGCTTGACGGTCGCGAGGACGGACGCGGCCTGCTCGCCGCCCATGACGGAGATCTTGGCGCCCGGCCACATCCACAGGAAGCGGGGCGAGTACGCCCGCCCGCACATCGAGTAGTTCCCGGCGCCGTACGACCCTCCGACCACGACCGTCAGTTTCGGCACGCGCGTGCAGGCCACCGCCGTGACCATCTTGGCGCCGTGCTTGGCGATGCCGCCGGCCTCGTAGTCCTTGCCGACCATGAAGCCGGAGATGTTCTGGAGGAAGACCAGCGGGATGCCGCGCTGGTCGCACAGCTCGATGAAGTGGGCGCCCTTCTGGGCGGACTCGGAGAACAGGATGCCGTTGTTGGCGACGATGCCGACCGGGTGGCCGTGGATCCGGGCGAAGCCGGTGACGAGGGTCTGGCCGAACTCGGACTTGAACTCCGAGAAGCGGGAGCCGTCGACCACGCGCGCGATGATCTCGCGCACGTCGTAGGGGGTGCGGGAGTCGACCGGGACCGCGCCGTAGAGGCCGAAGGGGTCGACCTTCGGTTCCGTGGCGGGGGTGACCTCCCAGGGGAGGGTGCCGCGCGCGGGGAGCGTCGCGACGATGTTCCGCACGATCCGCAGCGCGTGCGGGTCGTCCTCGGCGAGGTGGTCGGTCACGCCGGACACCCGGGAGTGGACCTCACCGCCGCCCAGCTCCTCCGCCGTGACGACCTCACCGGTGGCGGCCTTCACCAGCGGGGGGCCGCCGAGGAAGATCGTGCCCTGGTTGCGGACGATGACGGCCTCGTCGCTCATGGCCGGGACGTAGGCCCCGCCGGCCGTGCACGAGCCCAGCACGGCGGCGATCTGCGGGATGCCCGCGCCCGACATGCGGGCCTGGTTGTAGAAGATCCGCCCGAAGTGCTCCCGGTCCGGGAAGACCTCGTCCTGCATGGGCAGGAAGGCGCCGCCGGAGTCGACGAGGTAGAGACACGGCAGGCGGTTCTCCAGGGCCACCTCCTGCGCGCGCAGGTGCTTCTTCACGGTCATCGGGTAGTACGTCCCGCCCTTGACCGTGGCGTCGTTGGCGACGATCACGCACTCGCGCCCGCTGACCCGGCCGATCCCGGCGATGACGCCGGCAGCCGGGGCCTGCCCGTCGTACATGCCGTCGGCAGCGAGCGGAGCGAGCTCCAGGAAGGGCGAGCCGGGGTCGAGGAGCGTGTCCACGCGGTCGCGCGGCAGCAGCTTTCCGCGCGCGGTGTGCCGGGCGCGTGCCTTCTCGCCGCCTCCCAGCCGGGCGGCGGCCAGCTTGCCGCGCAGCTCCTCCACGAGCGCCCGGTGGGCCTCCTCGTTGGCTTGCCAGGCCTGGGACGCGGGATCTGCCGCGCTCGCAAGCTCCGGTGCCTCGTGCATCGTGCGGTCCCCTCACCCAGTGGTCGACCAGTTAATGAGCGTTAACGCATTTCCTTCAGGTTAACGACCGCTAACCTCCCTGTCTAGAATTGCTTCCATGGCCACCAGAACCGACGCCCCGACCCGCCGCGAACAGATCCTCAAGGAGGCCGCGCGGCTCTTCGCCGAGCGTGGATTCCACGGCGTCGGTGTCGACGAGATAGGCGCCGCCGTCGGTATCAGCGGCCCCGGTCTCTACCGGCACTTCGCCGGCAAGGACGCGATGCTCGCCGAACTGCTGGTCGGCATCAGCGGACAGCTGCTGACCGGCGCGAAGCGGCGCCTCGCGGAGGCCGACGGCGTGCCGCCGGAGGCGGTGCTCGACTCCCTCATCGAGGGCCACATCGACTTCGCCCTCGACGACCGTCCCCTCATCACCCTGCACGACCGCGAGCTGGACCGCCTGCGCGACAGCGACCGCAAGCTCGTACGGCAGCTCCAGCGGCAGTACGTCGAGCTGTGGGTGGAGGTGGTGCGCAAGGTGTACCCGGAGCTCACGGAGCCGACGGCCCGCTCGGCCGTGCACTCGGTGTTCGGGCTGCTGAACTCGACGCCGCACCTGGGGCGGCCGGGGGCGCTGCCGGGGCGGGGAGTCACGGCGGTGCTGCTGCACCGGATGGCGCGGGGGGCGTTCGGGGCGGCCGGGGTGGAGTGAGCCGTACGGCGTCCGGAGCTATCCCTCGGCCGGGGCGCTCAGGTGACGCAGTACGGCCAGGACGCGGCGGCTGTATCCGGTGGTACCGGTGAGGCCGAACTTGTCGAAGATCGCGTTGGTGTGTTTCTCGACCGCGCTCTGTGAGACGTAGAGCTGCTGTGCGATGGCCGCGTTGGTGCAGCCCTGCGCCATCAGGGCCAGCACGTCGCGCTCCCGGGGCGTGAGCCCGTGCAGCGGGTCGGTGCGGGCGCTGCGGGCGAGGAGCCGGCGGACCACCTCGGGGTCGAAGGCGGTGCCGCCGGCGCCGACGCGCTCCAGGGCGGCGAGGAACTCCTCCACCTGCATGACCCGGTCCTTGAGCAGGTACCCGACGCCCTCGCTGCTGCCGCCGAGCAGCTCGGTGGCGTAGCGGCGCTCGACGTACTGCGACAGCACGAGCACGGCCGTACCGGGATGCAGCTCACGGATCCGCAGCGCGGCGCGCAGCCCCTCGTCGGTGTGCGTGGGCGGCATCCGGACATCCACGACGACGATGTCGGGCGGCTCGGCCGCCACCGCCACCAGCAGCGCCTCCGCGTCCCCGACGGCCGCCGCCACGACATGCCCCTCCTCGGCCAGCAGCCGCACGAGGCCTTCTCTCAGCAGTGCCGAGTCCTCGGCGATCATGACGCGCATGGGAGCTCCGCGGTGATGAGGGTGGGGCCGCCGGGTGGGCTGTGGATGGTGAGGTGGCCGTCGAGGGCGGCGATGCGGCGGGAGAGGCCGAGGAGGCCGCCGGTGGTGGGGCGGTGGGGGGCGCCGCCGGTGCCGTTGTCCTCGATGTGGATGAGGATGCCGTCGTGTCGTCCGGTCACGCGGATCTCGGCCCGGGTCGCGCCCGAGTGTTTCAGGGTGTTGGTGACGGCCTCGGCGGCGACGAAGTACGCGACCGTCTGTACGGGGACCGGGGGCGGGGTGCCGTCGAGGGCGTACGTCACCTCGACGGGCAGGACCGAGCGCTCCGCGAGTTCCTCCAGGGCCGCGGCCAGCCCGCGCTCGTCCAGGGCGGCGGGGTGGATCCGCCAGGCCGTCTCGCGCAGCTCCGTCAGTGCGTGGGCGGACTCCTCGTGGGCCTGGCGCAGCAGCGCGTCCGCCTTGGCGGGGTCCGTGGCGCGGCGGGCCCGGCCCAGCAGCATGCCCAGGGCGACCAGGCGCTGCTGCACGCCGTCGTGCAGGTCGCGCTCGATGCGCCGCCGTTCGTCGTGCACGGCCTGCATCACCCCGGCCCGGGTCTCGGCCAGTTCACCGACCCGGCGCCGCAGCAGTTCCGTCTCGCTGGGGCCCAGATGCCGCCGGGCCAGCTGCTCGTCGAGCTGCGCCAGCCCGCGCCCGCCCTGTGCGCACAGGAACAGGAGGAAGACGCCGCCCAGCCCGGACAGCGCGACGGTGCCGAGATGGTCGGGATCCATCACGAACCAGGCCCACACCAGCAGGGACGCGTAGGCGAGCCCGATCAGCGAGGTCAGCAGCACCAGCAGCCCGAACAGGCCGAGCGGCCAGCGTGCCGCCACATACCCGTACGCGGCCTGCCCGGTGCGCGGCGGGTCCAGCTCGGCGGCGTGGAAGACCGCGAGGCGGCGCCGCTCCAGGGCGGCGAGGCGCAGCGCGCTCGCGGGGACGGAGGAAGTGCGCCGGGCCGTCGGCCTGCGCAGCCGGCCGCCCAGGACGAGGACGAGTTCGGCCACCGCCGTGAGCCCGCCCAGCAGCAGCCCGGCGGCGAGGCGGAGCCAGCGCTCGGTGAATCCGATCACGACGGGTCAGGCTAGCCAAGGCGGCCGGGGCGGCGCCCTGCGGAAAACCGCTCTCTTCTTGTGCGGGTTCCCACAGCCCGATCTGAGGCCCTCCTCATACCGCCTTTAGGTCAAGACTTCGTAAAGTGGCCCGCATGATCATTGCTGCTGCGTCCGAGGCGCCCGTCGGCGGAGTCGCCGGCTGGGCCGCCGACCTGATGGAGAAGCTGGGCGGCCCCGGCGCCGGACTGGCCATCGCCCTGGAGAACCTGTTCCCGCCGCTGCCGAGCGAGGTGATCCTGCCGCTGGCCGGGTTCACGGCGAGCCAGGGCCGGATGGACGTCGTCGGGGCCGTCGCCTGGACGACGGCCGGTTCGGTGGTCGGCGCACTGGCCCTGTACCTGCTGGGCGCGCTCCTCGGCCGGGACAGGCTGATCTCGGTGGCGGCGCGGCTGCCGCTGGTGAAGGTCGCGGACGTGGAGCGGACCGAGGCCTGGTTCCTCCGGCACGGCACCAAGGCCGTGTTCTTCGGCCGCTTCGTGCCGGTCTTCCGCAGCCTGATCTCGATACCGGCGGGAGTCGAGCGCATGCGGCTCCCGGTGTTCCTCGCCCTCACCACGGCCGGCAGCCTCATCTGGAACACCGCCTTCATCGCCGCCGGCTATGCCCTCGGCGCCCGCTGGCACGAGGTCACCGACCTGGTCGGCCTCTACTCCAAGGCGATCCTGGTGATCGTCGTCGTGGCGGCCCTGGCGTTCGTGGGCGTACGGCTGCTGCGGGCCGGGCGCGGGCAGCGGCGGCGTCCGGTCGGGTCGGGTTCGCAGAAGCGCCCCTAGGGCGGTCCTGGAGTGACGAGCGTTACGGACCTTGACCCCTGGACGCCTGTGGATACCCGCCGGTACGGTTGAGTGAGCAAGCGCTTAGACATGTACCGGTGGAGGTGGGCGGCGTGCGCCGTACGGTGTTCAACGAGGATCACGAGGCGTTCCGGGAGACCATCCGCGCCTTCATCGAGGCCGAGGTCGTCCCGGTCTACGACGAGTGGTTCGCGGCGGGCCAGGCGCCCCGCGACTTCTACTACAAGCTCGCCGAGCTCGGCGTCTTCGGCATCCGCGTCGACGAGGAGTTCGGCGGCGCCGGCATCGAGTCGTACAAGTTCGAAGCCGTGATGTACGAGGAGACCGCGCGCGCGGGCGTCCAGTTCGGCGGCTCCGGCGTGCACGTGCTGCTCGGCCTGCCGTACATCAAGATGCTCGCCTCCGACGAGCAGAAGAAGCGGTTCCTGCCGAAGTTCGTCTCCGGTGAGGAGATGTGGGCGCTGGCGATGACCGAGCCGGGCACCGGCTCCGACCTCGCGGGCATGAAGACCACCGCCAAGCTGAGCGAGGACGGCACGCACTACGTCCTCAACGGCGCCAAGACCTTCATCACCGGCGGCGTCCACGCCGACCGTGTGATCGTCTGCGCCCGCACCGACGCGCCCAGCGCCGAGGACCGCCGCCACGGCATCTCCCTGTTCGCCGTCGACACCAAGTCCGAGGGCTACTCCGTCGGCCGCAAGCTGGACAAGCTCGGCCTGAAGACCTCCGACACCGCCGAGTTGGCGTTCGTCGACGTGAAGGTCCCGGTCGAGGACCTGCTCGGCGAGGAGAACAAGGGCTTCTACTACCTCGGCCACAACCTGGCCTCCGAGCGCTGGGGCATCGCCTTCGGTGCCTACGCGCAGGCCAAGGCCGCCGTCCGGTTCGCCAAGGAGTACGTGCAGGACCGCACCGTCTTCGGCAAGTCCGTCGCGTCCTTCCAGAACACCAAGTTCGAGCTGGCGGCCTGCCAGGCCGAGGTCGACGCCGCCGAGGCGGTCGCCGACCGCGCGCTGGAGGCCCTGGACGCCGGCGAGCTGACCCCCGCCGAGGCCGCCTCCGCGAAGCTCTTCTGCACCGAGGTCGCGCACCGCGTGATCGACCGCTGCCTCCAGCTGCACGGCGGCTACGGCTTCATGAACGAGTACCCGATCGCCCGCCTGTACGCGGACAACCGCGTCAACCGGATCTACGGCGGCACCAGCGAGATCATGAAGTCGATCATCGCGAAGGACATGGGCCTGTAGGACACGGACTCGTAAGGTCCGCGCAATTACCTGCCAGTAGAAAAGGTGCCATGAACCAGGCACTACAGGGACTCCTCGATCTGCTCGACCTGGAGCAGATCGAGGAGGACATATTCCGCGGCCAGTCCCGGTCCGCCGTCGTCCCGCGCGTGTTCGGCGGACAGGTCGCGGCCCAGGCGCTCGTCGCCGCCGGGCGTACCGTCCCCGAG is a window from the Streptomyces sp. NBC_00299 genome containing:
- a CDS encoding SACE_7040 family transcriptional regulator translates to MATRTDAPTRREQILKEAARLFAERGFHGVGVDEIGAAVGISGPGLYRHFAGKDAMLAELLVGISGQLLTGAKRRLAEADGVPPEAVLDSLIEGHIDFALDDRPLITLHDRELDRLRDSDRKLVRQLQRQYVELWVEVVRKVYPELTEPTARSAVHSVFGLLNSTPHLGRPGALPGRGVTAVLLHRMARGAFGAAGVE
- a CDS encoding response regulator transcription factor yields the protein MRVMIAEDSALLREGLVRLLAEEGHVVAAAVGDAEALLVAVAAEPPDIVVVDVRMPPTHTDEGLRAALRIRELHPGTAVLVLSQYVERRYATELLGGSSEGVGYLLKDRVMQVEEFLAALERVGAGGTAFDPEVVRRLLARSARTDPLHGLTPRERDVLALMAQGCTNAAIAQQLYVSQSAVEKHTNAIFDKFGLTGTTGYSRRVLAVLRHLSAPAEG
- a CDS encoding acyl-CoA dehydrogenase family protein — its product is MRRTVFNEDHEAFRETIRAFIEAEVVPVYDEWFAAGQAPRDFYYKLAELGVFGIRVDEEFGGAGIESYKFEAVMYEETARAGVQFGGSGVHVLLGLPYIKMLASDEQKKRFLPKFVSGEEMWALAMTEPGTGSDLAGMKTTAKLSEDGTHYVLNGAKTFITGGVHADRVIVCARTDAPSAEDRRHGISLFAVDTKSEGYSVGRKLDKLGLKTSDTAELAFVDVKVPVEDLLGEENKGFYYLGHNLASERWGIAFGAYAQAKAAVRFAKEYVQDRTVFGKSVASFQNTKFELAACQAEVDAAEAVADRALEALDAGELTPAEAASAKLFCTEVAHRVIDRCLQLHGGYGFMNEYPIARLYADNRVNRIYGGTSEIMKSIIAKDMGL
- a CDS encoding DedA family protein, whose protein sequence is MIIAAASEAPVGGVAGWAADLMEKLGGPGAGLAIALENLFPPLPSEVILPLAGFTASQGRMDVVGAVAWTTAGSVVGALALYLLGALLGRDRLISVAARLPLVKVADVERTEAWFLRHGTKAVFFGRFVPVFRSLISIPAGVERMRLPVFLALTTAGSLIWNTAFIAAGYALGARWHEVTDLVGLYSKAILVIVVVAALAFVGVRLLRAGRGQRRRPVGSGSQKRP
- a CDS encoding carboxyl transferase domain-containing protein; translation: MHEAPELASAADPASQAWQANEEAHRALVEELRGKLAAARLGGGEKARARHTARGKLLPRDRVDTLLDPGSPFLELAPLAADGMYDGQAPAAGVIAGIGRVSGRECVIVANDATVKGGTYYPMTVKKHLRAQEVALENRLPCLYLVDSGGAFLPMQDEVFPDREHFGRIFYNQARMSGAGIPQIAAVLGSCTAGGAYVPAMSDEAVIVRNQGTIFLGGPPLVKAATGEVVTAEELGGGEVHSRVSGVTDHLAEDDPHALRIVRNIVATLPARGTLPWEVTPATEPKVDPFGLYGAVPVDSRTPYDVREIIARVVDGSRFSEFKSEFGQTLVTGFARIHGHPVGIVANNGILFSESAQKGAHFIELCDQRGIPLVFLQNISGFMVGKDYEAGGIAKHGAKMVTAVACTRVPKLTVVVGGSYGAGNYSMCGRAYSPRFLWMWPGAKISVMGGEQAASVLATVKRDQLEARGEDWPAADEDAFKAPIREQYERQGNAYYATARLWDDGVIDPLETRQVLGLALTACANAPLGDPQFGVFRM
- a CDS encoding sensor histidine kinase, translated to MIGFTERWLRLAAGLLLGGLTAVAELVLVLGGRLRRPTARRTSSVPASALRLAALERRRLAVFHAAELDPPRTGQAAYGYVAARWPLGLFGLLVLLTSLIGLAYASLLVWAWFVMDPDHLGTVALSGLGGVFLLFLCAQGGRGLAQLDEQLARRHLGPSETELLRRRVGELAETRAGVMQAVHDERRRIERDLHDGVQQRLVALGMLLGRARRATDPAKADALLRQAHEESAHALTELRETAWRIHPAALDERGLAAALEELAERSVLPVEVTYALDGTPPPVPVQTVAYFVAAEAVTNTLKHSGATRAEIRVTGRHDGILIHIEDNGTGGAPHRPTTGGLLGLSRRIAALDGHLTIHSPPGGPTLITAELPCAS